One genomic segment of Candidatus Omnitrophota bacterium includes these proteins:
- a CDS encoding cellulase family glycosylhydrolase, producing the protein MHFVEPKDEEVDMIKQAGFGMIRMDMVWEAVEKKQSEYDFSGYRRLTDALAQREIVPIYILDYSHKLYEKSQSVRTPEGRQAFARFAAEAVKTFSGAKIVWEIWNEPNIKQFWEEQPSFGDYVLLAEEAAKAMRAADPECTIIAPATSRIPLDFLEACFERGLLKWIDAVSVHPYREKNPESALDEYAALRRMMERYPEGKTMPILSGEWGYSLYPYKNNNIDERRQAQYLVRQFLTNFLADVRLSIWYDWHDDGTDPKEKEHNFGAVRNDYQPKEAYRAAKTFLQQFHGMKFIERMASESAEDFLLIFGNDNNRMMAAWTMGASHTIPLKSPKTGMESVSMLGEKIQLLQEGEGVVIPLSESPVYIPLQ; encoded by the coding sequence ATCCATTTCGTGGAACCGAAGGACGAAGAGGTGGATATGATTAAGCAGGCGGGATTCGGCATGATCCGCATGGATATGGTTTGGGAAGCCGTGGAGAAAAAGCAGAGCGAGTACGATTTCAGCGGCTATCGCCGTCTGACGGACGCCTTGGCGCAAAGGGAAATCGTTCCGATCTACATCCTCGATTACAGTCACAAACTTTATGAAAAAAGCCAGTCGGTACGAACGCCGGAAGGCCGCCAGGCTTTCGCTCGCTTCGCCGCGGAAGCCGTAAAAACTTTCAGCGGCGCAAAGATCGTCTGGGAAATATGGAACGAACCCAATATCAAGCAATTTTGGGAAGAACAGCCCAGCTTTGGCGATTATGTCCTCCTTGCCGAAGAAGCGGCGAAGGCCATGCGCGCCGCCGATCCCGAATGTACGATCATTGCTCCCGCCACGTCGAGAATCCCGCTCGATTTTCTGGAAGCCTGCTTCGAACGCGGATTATTGAAATGGATCGACGCCGTATCTGTCCATCCTTACCGCGAGAAAAATCCAGAGTCGGCTTTGGACGAATACGCCGCCCTGCGCAGAATGATGGAGCGTTATCCCGAAGGTAAAACTATGCCGATACTTTCCGGCGAATGGGGATATTCCCTCTATCCTTATAAAAACAACAACATTGACGAACGCCGCCAGGCTCAGTATTTAGTGCGGCAGTTCTTGACGAATTTTTTGGCGGACGTCCGGCTCAGCATTTGGTACGATTGGCATGACGATGGAACGGATCCCAAGGAAAAAGAGCATAACTTTGGCGCGGTAAGAAACGATTACCAACCCAAAGAAGCCTATCGCGCCGCAAAGACGTTCCTCCAGCAATTTCATGGCATGAAATTTATTGAACGAATGGCGTCGGAGAGTGCGGAAGATTTCCTGCTTATATTCGGCAACGATAATAACCGCATGATGGCGGCTTGGACGATGGGCGCCTCCCATACGATCCCTTTGAAATCCCCCAAAACTGGAATGGAATCTGTTTCCATGCTGGGAGAGAAAATCCAACTTTTGCAGGAGGGCGAAGGCGTCGTCATCCCGCTTTCGGAGAGTCCGGTTTATATCCCGTTGCAGTAA
- a CDS encoding ATP-binding protein, whose translation MPNPRPTKRYWIGLLWQSILLCVLLGEIQASPSYASFSPLNAFIETIADGERQDISTSANNVVENNGIDSFARRVWNGNYSFLVFVAIWGFLTAALVIIAIDRHLKWRSQRQTLRQLHNRLVRSEKLASLGQLTAGIAHEINNPANYIHSNIYPLKEYVSAFKKTVEAIKAWKENMPPEMRQEYDAVYRETDMDYVLQDCDKLVKSFEDGSNRIAQIVTDLRQYSRGDQGVFIEFNLHDALDSTLNLLQHRFKSHITVHKNYGEMPPVVCSPGQINQVFMNLLSNAEQAIEGKGNIWIETRRAGGDVVITIRDDGVGIPPENLPKLFDPFFTTKPIGVGTGLGLSISRDIIEQHGGNLSAASEPGAGTSFVVSIPIQKKDRFSKKN comes from the coding sequence ATGCCGAATCCCAGGCCAACCAAGCGCTATTGGATCGGGCTGCTTTGGCAATCTATTCTCTTATGCGTTCTTCTAGGAGAAATCCAGGCAAGCCCATCGTATGCTTCCTTCTCTCCATTAAACGCCTTCATCGAAACAATCGCTGATGGAGAGAGACAGGATATTTCCACATCGGCGAACAACGTTGTAGAGAACAATGGGATCGATTCATTTGCTCGCCGGGTTTGGAACGGGAATTATAGTTTCCTCGTTTTTGTCGCGATATGGGGATTTCTAACAGCGGCCTTAGTGATTATTGCCATAGATCGGCATCTTAAATGGCGTTCGCAACGCCAGACATTGCGTCAACTTCACAATCGATTGGTTCGATCGGAAAAATTGGCCTCTCTCGGTCAGCTAACGGCGGGCATCGCCCACGAGATCAACAATCCCGCGAATTATATTCACAGCAATATTTATCCTCTCAAGGAATATGTTTCCGCATTTAAGAAAACCGTTGAAGCCATAAAAGCCTGGAAAGAGAACATGCCGCCGGAAATGCGCCAAGAATATGACGCCGTCTATAGAGAAACCGATATGGATTATGTTTTGCAGGATTGCGATAAGCTCGTCAAATCCTTCGAAGACGGTTCCAACCGCATCGCTCAGATCGTAACCGACCTTCGTCAATATTCGCGGGGAGACCAAGGCGTTTTTATTGAATTCAATCTCCACGACGCTCTTGATTCGACGCTGAATCTATTGCAACACCGCTTCAAGTCGCATATTACGGTTCATAAAAATTATGGAGAGATGCCGCCTGTAGTATGCTCTCCCGGTCAAATCAACCAAGTGTTCATGAATTTGTTGAGCAATGCGGAACAAGCGATCGAAGGTAAAGGGAATATCTGGATCGAAACCCGCCGCGCCGGCGGCGACGTCGTCATAACGATCCGCGACGACGGCGTTGGAATCCCCCCGGAAAATTTGCCTAAATTATTCGATCCCTTTTTTACGACGAAGCCGATCGGCGTGGGTACCGGTTTAGGACTCTCCATCTCCCGCGATATCATCGAACAACACGGGGGAAATCTGTCGGCGGCCAGCGAACCTGGCGCTGGAACCTCTTTTGTTGTATCGATTCCAATTCAAAAAAAAGATCGTTTTTCTAAAAAAAATTAA
- a CDS encoding response regulator gives MNDDKDNTLSMEARIFQYALAEALISSGVIDAEELKHSIIKWRKLLNVDSKEDPLAFLAIKAPSEGEIDSPKSKISAKSTASAPSASHPPLPKRRRIMIVDDVLYIREMVKTTLVMHGYVVAAEADNGREAIQIFQELRPDIVLTDIEMKGMNGLELLREIRKIDQTAPVIIMTGNPNKDYVKEAFGAGMTDFIVKPIDMMRLLSVLRKVDDL, from the coding sequence ATGAACGACGATAAGGACAATACGCTTTCCATGGAAGCGCGCATTTTTCAGTACGCTTTGGCGGAAGCGTTAATTAGTTCGGGCGTCATCGATGCGGAAGAATTGAAACACTCTATTATCAAATGGCGAAAATTATTGAACGTCGATAGCAAAGAAGATCCTTTGGCGTTTCTAGCGATCAAAGCGCCTTCCGAGGGAGAAATAGATTCCCCAAAATCCAAAATATCCGCCAAATCCACTGCATCCGCTCCATCCGCCTCTCATCCTCCTCTCCCCAAACGAAGGCGCATCATGATCGTCGATGACGTGCTTTACATTCGGGAAATGGTTAAAACCACTCTCGTTATGCACGGTTATGTCGTTGCGGCGGAAGCGGATAACGGCCGGGAAGCGATTCAAATATTCCAGGAATTGCGTCCCGACATCGTACTTACGGATATCGAAATGAAAGGGATGAACGGGCTGGAATTACTGCGCGAAATTCGGAAAATCGATCAAACGGCGCCCGTCATCATCATGACGGGAAATCCCAATAAAGATTACGTCAAAGAAGCGTTTGGCGCTGGTATGACGGATTTCATCGTCAAGCCGATCGATATGATGCGCTTGTTGTCTGTATTGCGGAAAGTGGATGATTTATAA
- a CDS encoding ATP-binding protein — translation MAFKYTILCVDDEQHNLDALHRTLRKEYEILTALSGEEGLRILETQPISLIISDQRMPAMTGVEFLEKSIELRPEIIRIILTGFTDVEDLIGAINTGRVYRYITKPWDPNDLKITVKRALESFELTQENRRLFEDIVRLEKLATVGQVAGGIAHEVRNQLSVLMGVQLIQQQFPENVLINQVAEQMMLARNRILSILDEIKAFGKQKDSKLHKERVAVSQLLEQTEAIVSLDPDVKKMALEIEVYNSPAVMCDRNRILQVLINLVRNAAHAMNGEGTIFLYGDAQNGEVRIRIKDNGCGIAAENLEKIWQPFFTTKGERGTGLGLQISRRIVEAHGGKLICESEAKKGSTFTVILPAAS, via the coding sequence ATGGCTTTCAAATATACCATTCTCTGCGTAGACGATGAACAGCATAATTTAGACGCTCTTCATCGAACGTTGCGGAAGGAATACGAAATCCTCACTGCTTTAAGCGGGGAAGAGGGACTGAGGATATTGGAAACCCAACCCATATCGTTGATTATTTCCGATCAACGAATGCCCGCCATGACGGGAGTGGAATTTTTGGAAAAAAGCATCGAACTGCGTCCCGAAATCATACGCATTATCCTGACGGGTTTTACGGACGTGGAAGACCTCATCGGCGCTATCAATACGGGCCGGGTTTATCGTTATATCACTAAGCCCTGGGACCCCAATGATCTCAAAATCACCGTCAAAAGAGCGCTGGAGTCGTTTGAACTGACCCAGGAAAATCGCCGTTTGTTCGAAGACATCGTCCGTCTGGAAAAACTGGCCACCGTCGGCCAGGTCGCGGGCGGCATCGCCCACGAAGTGCGCAATCAACTAAGCGTCTTGATGGGCGTACAATTGATCCAGCAGCAATTTCCCGAAAACGTTCTCATCAATCAGGTGGCCGAACAGATGATGCTGGCGCGCAACCGCATCTTGAGCATCCTGGATGAAATCAAAGCGTTTGGGAAACAGAAAGACAGCAAGCTGCATAAAGAGCGCGTCGCCGTTTCACAACTTTTGGAACAAACCGAAGCGATCGTTTCCCTCGATCCCGACGTGAAAAAAATGGCGTTGGAGATCGAAGTCTACAACTCTCCCGCCGTCATGTGCGACCGCAACCGCATCCTTCAAGTGCTTATCAATCTTGTACGCAACGCCGCTCACGCCATGAATGGCGAGGGAACCATCTTCCTTTATGGAGATGCGCAGAACGGAGAAGTTCGCATTCGCATCAAGGACAACGGCTGCGGCATCGCGGCGGAAAATCTAGAAAAAATCTGGCAGCCTTTTTTCACGACCAAAGGAGAACGGGGAACCGGCTTGGGACTTCAAATCAGCCGCCGCATCGTGGAAGCGCATGGCGGCAAACTGATTTGCGAAAGCGAAGCGAAAAAAGGTTCGACATTCACCGTTATTCTCCCAGCGGCTTCATGA
- a CDS encoding serine hydrolase, which translates to MLSAFILIPFFSCLLFIPPAHCEESGASFQWTKAAPEDVGMKDEKIDALLETLQAHSTAAILVVRHDRVVLEWYSDKMAPDRPHYTASLAKALVGGMSLLLALQDGKLNIDDPADKYISDWKDDPTRAGITIRHLATHSSGIEDAGVAGMGHLEAGGWKSRFWKKDPDPFTIARDWAPMKFKPGAGFEYSNPGMAMLSYAVISAYRDSPYPDIRALLRERVMNPIGVPEKEWSFGYGATYDIGGLHLVANWGGGAYTARAVAQVGRLMLRRGDWEGKRILDADWISRVVSDAGTPTPYRGPGEGPCPRSGLAWWVNSDGVLSKLPRDAFMGAGAGNQVLLVIPSLDMIAVRFGELMQKDSFWGGIEEYLINPLMEAVNP; encoded by the coding sequence ATGCTAAGCGCATTCATTCTTATTCCGTTTTTTTCTTGTTTATTGTTCATTCCCCCCGCCCATTGCGAGGAGAGCGGCGCTTCCTTTCAATGGACGAAAGCCGCGCCGGAAGATGTGGGTATGAAAGACGAAAAGATCGACGCCTTGCTGGAGACTTTGCAGGCGCATTCCACCGCCGCCATCTTAGTCGTCCGGCATGACCGCGTCGTTCTCGAATGGTATTCCGATAAAATGGCGCCGGATCGTCCCCATTACACGGCTTCATTGGCCAAGGCGCTCGTAGGCGGCATGTCCTTGCTTCTTGCCTTGCAGGATGGAAAATTGAATATCGACGATCCCGCCGATAAGTATATTTCCGATTGGAAAGACGATCCCACTCGCGCGGGGATCACAATCCGCCATCTCGCCACCCACTCCTCCGGCATCGAAGACGCGGGAGTCGCTGGGATGGGTCATCTGGAAGCGGGGGGTTGGAAAAGCCGCTTTTGGAAAAAAGACCCCGATCCCTTCACCATCGCCCGCGACTGGGCGCCGATGAAATTCAAACCGGGCGCTGGTTTTGAATACAGCAATCCCGGCATGGCAATGCTTTCTTACGCTGTAATTTCTGCTTATCGAGATTCGCCCTATCCCGATATCCGAGCTTTGTTGCGCGAGCGCGTAATGAATCCCATCGGCGTTCCCGAAAAGGAATGGTCTTTCGGCTATGGCGCGACCTATGACATCGGCGGTTTGCATCTCGTCGCCAATTGGGGCGGAGGCGCCTATACCGCCCGCGCCGTGGCGCAAGTTGGGCGGCTTATGCTGCGCCGAGGCGATTGGGAAGGGAAGCGGATTCTCGATGCGGATTGGATTTCGCGCGTAGTATCCGACGCGGGAACGCCAACGCCCTATCGCGGACCGGGAGAAGGGCCATGCCCCCGCTCCGGTTTGGCATGGTGGGTGAATTCCGACGGCGTTTTGTCCAAACTGCCCCGCGACGCCTTTATGGGCGCGGGTGCGGGCAACCAGGTATTATTGGTGATTCCCAGTCTCGACATGATCGCCGTCCGTTTCGGCGAGTTGATGCAGAAGGACAGTTTTTGGGGCGGTATCGAAGAATACTTAATCAATCCTCTGATGGAGGCCGTCAATCCGTGA
- a CDS encoding DUF4185 domain-containing protein produces MKHPLILLLLGFCVIPGAGAEPPYPPSPIIKSVRFAPTASIIRKAADSDNWPMTWADDGDIYTSYGDGWGFEPRIPKKVSQGFAKIIGLPEQFVGINIRTSSGERFGDGAKGAKASGMLMVDGVLYIWIRNTGNATLAWSGDHGATWEWGFKFTESFGSPAFLNFGKNYEGARDDYVYTYSQDGSSAYESNDGLILARCPKSRIKDASSYQFFAGLDASNQPQWASALAERKPVFAYPHHCQRVDAVYHPGIKRYLLALGFNHEGGWGLFEAPEPWGPWTTAYCTESWDLPGTHGYRIPAKWIDPNDNSFYLVFSGVGINDAFCVRKVMLN; encoded by the coding sequence GTGAAGCATCCGCTTATTTTGCTCTTGCTGGGATTCTGCGTTATACCAGGCGCAGGCGCCGAGCCTCCCTATCCTCCAAGTCCCATTATCAAGAGCGTTCGTTTCGCTCCAACCGCTTCCATTATCCGCAAGGCCGCAGACAGTGACAATTGGCCGATGACCTGGGCGGACGATGGCGATATCTATACCTCTTACGGCGACGGCTGGGGATTCGAACCCCGCATCCCTAAAAAAGTCAGCCAGGGATTCGCAAAAATCATCGGTTTGCCGGAACAATTTGTAGGCATTAATATTCGCACATCGTCCGGCGAACGTTTTGGCGATGGAGCGAAAGGCGCCAAGGCCAGCGGAATGCTGATGGTGGACGGTGTTCTTTATATTTGGATTCGCAATACGGGAAACGCAACGCTGGCTTGGTCCGGCGATCACGGCGCAACGTGGGAATGGGGATTTAAATTTACGGAAAGTTTCGGCAGTCCCGCTTTTCTCAACTTCGGTAAAAATTACGAAGGCGCCCGCGACGATTATGTATATACTTACTCGCAAGACGGCTCCAGCGCTTACGAATCGAATGATGGGCTGATCTTGGCAAGATGTCCCAAGAGCCGCATCAAGGACGCTTCTTCCTATCAATTCTTTGCGGGCTTGGATGCTTCCAACCAACCGCAGTGGGCGTCTGCGCTCGCGGAAAGAAAACCGGTTTTCGCATATCCCCATCATTGCCAGCGCGTGGACGCCGTTTATCATCCGGGGATCAAGCGCTATTTGCTGGCGTTGGGATTCAACCATGAAGGTGGCTGGGGCTTATTCGAAGCGCCGGAGCCGTGGGGGCCGTGGACGACGGCCTATTGTACGGAATCGTGGGATTTGCCAGGAACGCACGGCTACCGCATTCCCGCGAAGTGGATTGATCCGAACGATAATAGTTTTTATCTGGTTTTTTCGGGAGTTGGAATCAATGACGCCTTTTGCGTGCGGAAGGTTATGCTGAATTGA
- the dusB gene encoding tRNA dihydrouridine synthase DusB, with protein MAVKSPRAEKPDYRFPLLMLAPIAGVNDRAAREIAREHGCPLTFSELVSARGLQERNAGSMQMLEECRGEHPLVFQIFGSEPDSVYDAVRMAEELGVEGVNLNLGCPVKKVFKNRSGCGLSIFPADLVRVLRAMRKAAAGHLSVKIRAGVNLNSLNYRIIGDIAQGEGCDAVIFHARTRLMGFGGEAQWDWIADLKQYLDIPVIGNGDAVDPISTKKMLDYTHCDGVMIGRGAYGNPWIFRRILHFLDTGEILPEPELEERINVFLHHHQLAVQWKGERKAIFEMRKHLGWYVKGWPNVKNLRERVYQLESFDEIALAVREWLESALSIYDAEKMVGYASL; from the coding sequence ATGGCTGTTAAATCCCCGCGCGCTGAAAAACCCGATTATCGCTTCCCTCTTCTTATGCTGGCTCCCATTGCGGGCGTCAACGACCGGGCGGCGAGGGAAATCGCGCGCGAACATGGCTGCCCGCTCACGTTTTCCGAACTCGTCAGCGCCAGGGGGTTGCAGGAAAGAAATGCCGGTTCCATGCAAATGCTGGAAGAATGCCGCGGCGAACATCCCCTCGTTTTTCAAATCTTCGGCAGCGAGCCGGACAGCGTCTACGACGCCGTGCGCATGGCGGAGGAACTCGGCGTCGAGGGCGTCAATCTGAATCTCGGTTGCCCAGTAAAAAAAGTATTCAAAAACCGATCCGGCTGCGGCCTTTCCATCTTTCCCGCCGATCTTGTGCGCGTCCTGCGCGCCATGCGCAAGGCGGCGGCCGGGCATCTTTCGGTCAAAATCCGCGCCGGCGTCAATCTCAATTCGCTCAACTACCGCATTATCGGCGACATTGCCCAAGGCGAAGGATGCGACGCCGTCATCTTCCACGCCCGCACCCGCCTTATGGGCTTTGGCGGCGAGGCGCAATGGGATTGGATTGCTGATCTGAAGCAATACCTGGATATTCCCGTCATCGGCAACGGCGACGCCGTCGATCCCATCTCCACCAAAAAAATGCTGGATTATACCCATTGCGACGGCGTCATGATTGGCCGAGGGGCTTACGGGAATCCTTGGATTTTCCGGCGCATTCTCCACTTTCTTGATACGGGAGAGATTCTTCCCGAGCCGGAATTGGAGGAAAGAATCAATGTCTTCCTGCATCATCACCAGCTCGCCGTGCAATGGAAAGGCGAACGCAAGGCGATATTCGAAATGCGCAAGCATCTCGGCTGGTACGTCAAAGGGTGGCCGAATGTAAAGAACTTGCGGGAAAGAGTGTACCAGTTGGAAAGTTTCGATGAGATTGCGCTTGCCGTTCGAGAATGGCTGGAATCTGCTTTATCCATTTACGATGCGGAGAAAATGGTGGGCTATGCTTCGCTTTGA